DNA from Clarias gariepinus isolate MV-2021 ecotype Netherlands chromosome 8, CGAR_prim_01v2, whole genome shotgun sequence:
GCTGTATTTGCATATGAaagcaaaattatttaacactCCTAGATTCCTTCAACTGAtcttaaaaaagaaggaaacaaacaaagtaaGATAATCACATTCCATTACGGTGTACTGATAAATGTTTTTGCAATTCCATGACTTGTATTTAATAATCAACTTAAGTCAAACTTAATATTTTTGAAcatcttttaatattttctacTATTCTCATTTCACATTGTTATTATTGGTGCTTCATCTGAGGTGGTCTCCTCTGGATCCATGTCAAACTCATCCATTTCAGTGTCATCTTCATTAGAACTCTTGATGATGGGCACATTTCTTTGTTCAGCATTGCTCAGTAGgttgtaaatattttgtttgcaaTGATCTGGTCTGAACACGACCTGAGAACAGTCAGAAGAGTTTTTCAATTTTCTGGCTAAGTAAGATGCTCTCTTCCCAGAGATGATAGGGAGGAAAGAATAGGTTTGCTCAGGTTGCTCTGACTcagccatgcacacagacgAGTTACCAGAAGTCTCTGTGCATTCTTTGGAAggacttgtttttttccttttgcttaaAGTTAAGTTCAGCAGTCCTGACAGCAGCAGCATTGTCCCTAGAGAGATAAAGACTTTAAAGTATTTCCATGACAGTGAACTAGCTACAATTTGCTGAAATCATGAAGACCATTTTGTGCTTATCTTAGGACTCATTCAAAATAACATCACCCTGAACATCCTTTCAGTACACAGAGTTATGTTTgaatttacatgtctttgttCCAAAATGACTCATAACCCCAGTATCTGGTGTCACTGAGAAGAGATTGGAATTCTTACTCATGTCACCTGAGGCAGTATTTCTTTAGTCCTTGCTTATTAGGAATCAAATCAATAATTTATATTCAAATTCCTGTAAAGCCGTTATCTGAAAAATTATGTTGCTAAAAGCACAAGAAAAAGAAGTCTTAATATTGAGTTAGTAAATGTGCATTGTGTAGTGaatgaacaaattattttatttactcaaattattttattaatatacagtacagtatgtaaggtATAGGATTTGTAATTATAATCTtggatattaaataatattttcctGATTACTTTAATTTGCCAGTCTGATTGGTGAAGTAATCTCAAACACAAGTCTTATTTACCTGGTATGACAGCATGCCAGACTAACACTGGATGCAAAAAACACATCACAGACATAATGGTGTAGTAAAGGAATTTTTGGAAGCCTCCAACATTAACCACCTTTTtccaaataacaaataatttagACGTAACTGGATACctgcaataaattaaatattacattttaaaggtCAGTAACAAAGCATGCAGagtaatttttaattatataaagggtgttcatgtcaaatcagaatttttgattgtgcagagtgACAGAACATTATTACATGCAATGATAAGAGTAAAATCTACCctcatttttctatataatcctctgctacattaatgcacttattccagcttttcactagtgcttggataccattaaagTAGGAAGTTTTCTCAGTCTGCCAGAGAAATGATTGGAATGCTTGATTAATGGCTGAAAGCTGCCCCCCCTTCCAGAAACACCTTTAATGACTCATGCATGTGAAAATTGcttg
Protein-coding regions in this window:
- the tmem72 gene encoding transmembrane protein 72 is translated as MANLVLWVVVEHVCRILGISTAAVLCAVGVETLHQTDFYSLAVYLLVSSAGMMFFEMTYFIDVLLVTCFPYPVTSKLFVIWKKVVNVGGFQKFLYYTIMSVMCFLHPVLVWHAVIPGTMLLLSGLLNLTLSKRKKTSPSKECTETSGNSSVCMAESEQPEQTYSFLPIISGKRASYLARKLKNSSDCSQVVFRPDHCKQNIYNLLSNAEQRNVPIIKSSNEDDTEMDEFDMDPEETTSDEAPIITM